One region of Oxalobacteraceae sp. CFBP 8761 genomic DNA includes:
- the rsxB gene encoding electron transport complex subunit RsxB, which translates to MTKPLADQLEDLLPQTQCTKCGYPACRPYAEAIASGEADINQCPPGGMEGVRRLAAATGRAVIPINPANGIERPRPVAFIDEALCIGCTLCIQACPVDAILGAAKQMHTILPSLCTGCDLCVAPCPVDCIAMVPVTGERTGWDAWSQPAADAARSRHDFREARLRRERDENDARLAAKAVQKMREVTAEATNTPEELAEKERKRAIIAAAMERARLKAAGNTDPT; encoded by the coding sequence GTGACCAAACCCCTCGCCGACCAGCTCGAAGACCTGCTGCCGCAGACCCAGTGCACCAAGTGCGGCTATCCCGCATGCCGTCCGTATGCGGAAGCGATCGCCAGCGGCGAAGCCGACATCAACCAGTGCCCGCCCGGCGGCATGGAAGGCGTGCGCCGCCTGGCCGCCGCCACGGGCCGCGCTGTCATCCCGATCAACCCGGCCAATGGCATTGAGCGTCCGCGCCCTGTGGCCTTCATCGACGAAGCGCTGTGCATTGGCTGCACGCTGTGCATCCAGGCGTGTCCGGTCGATGCGATCCTGGGCGCGGCCAAACAGATGCACACGATCCTGCCGAGCCTGTGCACCGGCTGCGACCTGTGCGTGGCGCCCTGCCCGGTCGACTGCATCGCAATGGTGCCGGTCACGGGTGAGCGCACCGGCTGGGATGCCTGGAGCCAGCCGGCCGCCGATGCGGCGCGCAGCCGCCACGACTTCCGCGAAGCGCGCCTGCGCCGCGAACGCGACGAGAATGACGCGCGACTGGCCGCCAAGGCCGTCCAGAAAATGCGTGAAGTCACGGCCGAAGCGACCAATACTCCCGAAGAGCTGGCAGAAAAAGAGCGCAAGCGCGCGATCATCGCCGCCGCCATGGAACGCGCGCGCCTGAAGGCCGCCGGCAATACCGACCCGACCTGA